The Daphnia carinata strain CSIRO-1 chromosome 1, CSIRO_AGI_Dcar_HiC_V3, whole genome shotgun sequence sequence TTCTAAATGGAAAATAGATTTAGTATACAGTATTTGATAGTTGTGTTTTAAATATACTTCGCTAGTAAGCAAATGAATGATTTCGAACGAATGCTTCAGGATTCGGACAGCCATAAGCTTCTTGCCGTTGTTACGACCGTGCATCATCAAAGAGTTGGTAACTCGTTCAACGATAGGGCACTGAGCCTTGCGGAATCGCTTGGCGGCGTATCGTCCAGCACTGTGGGGCAGAAATTTGGCATACTTCTCCTTCACAGCCAAGTAGTCCTGTCgacaaaaacattttcaatacAATGTGCAAAAAAACATGTGCATGAATATACAATTTATATTTCATGacaagacaattttttcaattcaatgtAGCAGGAGTGACTCATCTGTTGAAGGTAGAGCCTTACAACAGGGATAATATCCCGCAGCAAACAATTTTTGCAGCAACACAACTAACCTGGAGGCTCATGTCAGAGATCTGAACATCATCACAAGACCAACGACCAAAAAGCTTGATCTCTGGGAGTTCAGCCATCGGTGGGGGAGCAGCCACCACGACGGCTTGTTCTTCATGTCCATCGTCAGCCATGGTGGTTCTACAAAACGAGGATAAAGCACGTTAGATATTGACAGCACGCTGTTACTGAGCCGGCTGAGTATGTTGCTCGTTTACAGTTTAAGTATTCTCTACATTAAATTTGAAACAGAACGTAATAACAGTAGTCAAACATAATCTCTTACGAACGCGgaaatattgaaaatgaaCAAACGGAATACTAAAATTTTGATGCCAAATATCAACCCACCACGTTAGTCCGGTGTGCACACAGACAAGAAAATGGCCGAAGAGACAACTGATGGTGCAGGAAGTGGAGGCGCTAGCATCGATCTTTGTAAAGCACTAACGTTGCCAAACTGGAATAAGTAACATACGATGGGCAAACTGCTTTGCCATGATgccaataaaataaaacttaaaataaaGCATAAAAACGCAATTATAGAATTTAGAAATAATATTAAccaaaaatacaatttttcaGTGCCACAGCTATTAAAATACAAGGTTTTTTGACAAAAAGAAGCCTGCAGTTTGCTAATGATCGAATTTGACCACAATCGATGATAAGTTCTAGGCACCCTTCATTGGATTTATTGTTTCCTATATTGCTACATATTAAACTAATACTGATGTATATTCTttgctattttaatttaaagtcATTAAAGCTTtattcgatttttatttttcactttcagGACAGCACTTCACAGTCAGAATGCCATCTGCCGGGTTAACGCTTCACCGTTTCCTCCCGTCCTgtcgataaaaaaacaaaaacaaatataaacaACCTCAATCTGAAGAGGAGAAATTCATCGCATACGTCTACAAAGATACTGGCTCATTAACCAAACTAATAAatataaactaaaaaataaaataaagaaggcTTGTACTAATCTGTAAGCATTTGTTGTATTACGTCATGTCCCCTTAAGCAACAAGAAAGGGCATTAGTACATTTGATTATGGccaaataaaagaagagcttTATTTACAGTTAGCGTTGCTGTCAACTTCGAATCTAAACGAGGCGTGATTTTGAGGACGAGAGAGTAAACAAGGAATGATAGCTGGGGAGAAATGTGTGTTAGTTTTATCTGGATAAAACTGGTAAACTAATCAGTCAATATGATTTTGGTTTGAGCAATTGCACCAGAAACCAATACATTTCGCAATGGAAAGGCGATACATGTCTGAGAGAtagcaatataaaaaaattcccaaataaatactacaacaacaaaaaagaaacaagaaacaacTGGAACCAACTATCCGTTGAACTGAAAACAGTcatggaaggaaaaaaacagcTAGAGCAAAGTACAATCATGAAATGAGAATGGAGAAGAGCGAGCCCTATTCAAAACAGACAAGAGTTCATCTTTGAGAGAAATGACAGGAGAAGCCATTCTGGCATCGGCTACAAAATATCCAATTTCCCAACGCCAGTCGGTTTCTCTCAGCTTCCGGCAGATTCCGGCTACATAGCGTGCCACGTCGTGAAATTGTACGGGTGGGCCTTGCTCTTGAATATAATTGAGAAGCGTCACTTTCAGGAAATGCGAATTTGGTGTGGTTGCATCCTGGACAATGTAATCGCTTTGAACAATTAATTTCAAGAGTCGCAGGCAATACTGGAAGAGCCGATGAGACGAATGACTTAGGCAACGGGCCTCCATTGTAGCAGCGCACGGTGGAACTGTGACGCAATTGTGTAACTGCAAGacatacaaaaaatgaaagaattgaTTATGGTAATAGAAACAAATTATGTACCGGACGAAAATGTTCGATAATTTGATCGCGTTGAAACCAATCAGGCAACGATTCCAGGGGACGAAGGGGTCGGAATCCACTTTGATTTTCCCATCCGATGAAATGGAAGACAGGCGTTAAATCGACGCTAATGGCCAAGCCACGGAAGGGGCTATTGCGAGCCGAACCCCACCACGTCATCCGTATATTAAGGCAAACGCGACGCAGTTCGCAATCAACAAACTGGAATCCAAGCTTGTCAGGTGAATTTGCATCCATTTCTTGCATGCaactaaatttaaaattataaacTCTAAATCATGAAATTATGATAATCAAATGAAAGCTTACAGGACTAAGAAGAGTCGAAATTGTTCGACGTGAGCGACGTAATCTTCACCGAGAGAGattagtttgtttttggccgGGAAACGACGAAAGACGATAAGGAAATCGTATTCATCTGGAAGCAGAATTTTACTGCCGTCCACGGCACTTCCAACCGGCAACACATCCAATTGCCATCCGAATTTGGTGCTCTGTTCATCTTTGATCCGCACTTGCTCCATTAATTTTTGAACCGTTTGCCGAACTGCTCGTGCAATTTGCGACGATTCGTCCACATTTTTCGCCGAATCTTCGTGAATGACAACCGAATATTGGTCAATAATATCCTGGAGCGCTTTGGACGATCCGTTCCATTGAGAAACGTGGTTCAAAAAATCATTGGCTCTTCGTTTAATAGCTGCACTGTGACTAATGTGATGGAAAAAATCGCTAAACAAAGACCGGCCTGTTTAAATAGAACACGCATTAGCCAAAATAACACAACGTTGCCATATTTTACGTACCTCCTCGATATCGGAAGAATGTGTCGACAATGTAAAGTGACAAAAGATCACGGAAGCGATCGAGTTGGTGGACGTACTCCCACACTGTGTACGGTTTGGCATAGACGCGTAATGATTTGCGTTCGCCTTTCCGTTCCATGGCCGTTAGGAGATTCTCTACCTCTGATGTCACAGTAGATGGATCGCAATACTGTTCCAGGCAACTGCGCACTGTTTCGCCGTTGATGGTCCTCACGTTGCTCTTTAAATAGGGCAAGAACAAAGTGACGTAATCGAGTCTGCCCAGGATGGCTGCAATGTGAACGACGGTGAAACCATCGGCATCAACGAGATTAACATCCGCGTTAAACCGCTGGATCAACGATTTGGCCAGTTGTCGCATGTCGGGTTTGTGAACGAGGAAGAACATGGGCGTGCGGAGTCGTCGATTTTGATGATTGACGTCGGCGCCAGCGTCGACGAGTCTCGCGATCAACCTGACCGTATCTTCTAATTTATCGGATTGGGCCCGCAGAACAGCGTAATGGATGAGAGAATGACCCATGTAATCGGACTGCGTGAAACTCATCCGCCCACGGAAGATGGAAACGGGAATCCTCCGCACAGCTGGCAGGTGTGGATTGCGCAAACTCCATAAAAGGGGCGTGCGCTGGAAATTGTCTTGAACGTCGGCAAGGGCGGGAGTGTTCAACAGCAAATATCTCATGGCCCAGGGCGATTCGTGAAGCAAATGAAGAGGCGTGATTCCCTGGAACTGGACATTGACATTTGCACCAGCGTCGACTAGGAGCTTCAAAAGCCGAATGTAAACTTGCCGTCCACGTCGATTACGTTTGACGTGAGATCCACAAACGCAATGCAGGACGGTCCGTCCATCCGGATCCTGGACGTCGACTCTACACCCGACGCGTTGGACCAACAACTGGAATGCGGCCAACATTTTGTGGACGGTAGCGTAGACATTGGAGCCAATGTCGTGAAGGAGACACAGTCCCGCTTCATCCCGTAAATCGTTGGCGTCAATCCAAGGTCTTTGTTTTAATAGCGACCACTCCAGCACATCCAAATGGATACTTTTTGCAGCCGTCCAAACAATTTCGATTCTCCTTGCGTGATCCAGTTGAGTCCGCCATCGTTCGACCGCCTCCTGTTCATTGCGGCGCACTAGTTGCCTAAACTCTTTGTACCAACGAGGCGGCCTCAAAGGAtggtcgtcattcacggtgGCCATACAGGTACAGAATGCGAGTTGCTGTGTCCTAGACGACTGCCGTTCAGGGTGATTCAAATCTATTCTAATCACTTTCCAAAGTGATAACACGGGATCTGATGACTAGTGGCGTTCAAAGGTAAAGCCCGTAGATTTGAcagttttctgtttgttttatcAACATTAGgcagttttccctttttctttacgacGTAAAAATGATTACCTTCGATTATGCCTTGTTGTTTCCGGGTTGAGGACGTCTTTCAGCGATGTGTTGCAGGTGATCCGAAAAGATAAATTGAGcagattgaaaaataaataaacgataaacctgATTTGAAATTCCATTGCCTATAGATATAGTTTTCGATTGTggacgaaacaaacaaaataacataCAATGAAATACATACAgccgatgttttttttcttcattttgacTGGGATCTATGTACGATGATTCAATACGAATTAACATACACGAGACGGATAGACAACTAGAATTCTTCAACCTATTTCAAGATCTAAACACGATGATATGACAAAtaataagatttttttctaaagggGTGTGATGGTGGGGATTATCGCAGTTAAAGAGTACCACATTATTTTGGAATCATTTCAAATACTTTAGAGTGGAGCTGCTAAACTACCTCGGTTCCCCTTTCTTTGAATATAATATATAGATTTTCTTTTAGCtaggtaataataataatgaaagaaaatcaaacttaaCAGGGGGGATCCTGCCCGTTGCGTGTGTACCTGTACGTGTGGTGATTTAAAAGGTGGTCATAATGGAATTGGACAAAGTGATGaatcttccccccccccctaaacgCTAACTGGGCAAATCTGCGTGATCATCAGCTGATCGAGGCGGATGGTATTGAACAGGAAGTGAAGAAGAGGCAGGTGATTGAATTTTCTCTAAAATGGCCCGAATCAAATCTGAATCGggttcgatttctttttccaagttCGTCAGCGATTCTTGCGTTTGTTTCAAGTAGCCACTCATGGCCGATAGAGTCGATCGCCATTTGGACTCGGTGGATCGATAGAGCGTCTCTTGTTGGCGCAAAATCCTCATCCACTCTTCCGGTGACTTTGGTTGGGCTCTGCACatcaaatccatttttttttagaaaatttagatggaaagaaaaattgcaaatgaaacTGACGTTAATACACGGAGATCGGCCATGTTGGCGGCTGAAAGGCAAGATGGCGGATGACGAGCTAATTCTTCGGCCAGCTGTTCCAGAGCCCAAATTTTGGAGAACAGGAAGCCGTTGGTGCATAGCAAAAGGATCAAAGAAACCAACACCACGTAAAACACCGCACTGCAACCGCCAGATGGCGACGTTGATGAAGACGGTGGGTTCGGTGAGGACGATGATGAGGAAATCGCCGTCTTGTTTAGACGTCCAGCACCGACACTAGCGCCACTTCCAGCCCCCGATTGTTTGACGCTGCCTGAAGATCGAGGGGATTCTATCAATCCTCGTTTTTCCAGGCCGTTGTCCATCATCCCGTCCTTGCGTCTCCTGTTGGCTCTCGAGTGGAGTCGTTTCTTCACCGATGCGTTTCCGCCCATCGGTCCGACGACTCCCGCAGATCCCGTGCCAGAAGACGAAGGCAATTCGGCCCGCCTTTCGATTCTGACATCTTCAGCATCTCTCGACGATTGCATCGACAACAAATTCCGTTTCATTTGACTAAAATTCTCTTCTAAAGCGGCCCAGGCGTTCTTTTCGATGAAAgctaaaacaaatttcaattagttaaagaatttgaaaaatgaattggGCGTTATTTACTTTTGACGATGCCCCAGACggattttttgtatttgatttgCGAGTAGATGACGAGACGGGACTTTCGATATCCGGAACGCATCAGACACCAATGGCAACAAACGGCAAACGTTTCAGCATACGGAATTCCGCTATTTGAAGCTTCCACGTCAATCGCATAGAAATCACCGGCTCGGCTTACATCCAACAAAGtctaaaaatataaacaaaaatttttaattaaaaagatCGATTTTGTGttattctaattttttatCGCTCACCTGACTTTCAACTGCGCGCGTACTTTTAACGCCAATGTTGTTGTTTAATGGAATTGTAAATGCAACAGTGCGGAATTTTTCCGCTGGATTTGTTTCAGCTTCTTGCCACGGGCTCACCTGCAAATCTATTTAAAACTCCatttaattcaattattttaaaacaaataaaatcataTGCAAAAACCTGTGCATTTGCGTGTTGTCGTGATGAAATCAATGTAAAATGTGGAATTGGTAAAGAGGAGAGTGAACAACTCGTCGACACTCATTGGCATGACCATGTTAACCATTTCACGGCCTTCATGGAGGACGGGACATTGAACGGCCTCGTCATTCATGTAGCGATCATCTTCCGATTCGGACGTCTCGCTGTAACGCGGAGGCACGTCGGCGTCGCCTGCATTTCCGCCACCTCCAGCAGACGGTATGTCCTTCATGATGATGACACTTGGCCCACCTCCAACAGCTGATACGCTGCTACCACCGTCACCTCCCGCACTGCTACTGATGCCCAGTGATTCTCTCCAATCTGACCCCGTCGTGTCACTTGGCAGCTAATTAttcagaaaaataaacatagaCCGTCATTCAGAcaattatttcgttttttaaggaaatttaattttcagctgtttaaaaagaagttgggacAACTTCCAATAAAACTCGTGGAGGGAACTAAGAAAACGGGAAATGCGAGAAAATGACGTCATCTCCCGGTGCTTCTATTCTAATCTTGTCCCGACACTGAACATTTCTAGCGTTTGGCATGACTTGCATCCAActtataaaaaagaaaccactTGGAGCTCGTTGGCTTGATTGGATCTAAAATGGGTTCGATAGGCCGAGCTACAGAGTCAGAAATAAATAGCAGAGGGGAAACGGTGTAATAGATAAGCGACATTTTGACTAGaaagaattgaatgaaagctTCATGAAGAAGAATGAATGGCATCGTAGAAGAGCGCTTCGCCATCCATTGAAATGAGATAGAACAATTCGTCCAGAGCAGTTGCCGCCACCGTCTAATAGCcatcacataaaaaaataaacaacaacaacaaaattccTTTGAAACGCGGGATACCTGAATTTGCGGAGGTGGTTCTACTACTGTCACATGTGAAACAGGATCATCAACGGCAATGACGACAGCAGCCGTGCATAAATGATCATGTTCTTCTGCTGTACTTTCGCTTGCGTTACTACTATTGCTATCCACGcgttcttcttctacttccgTGTATACACCCACTGATAACGGCAACACAAGTTGATGCGACAACACCTCGTCGCCCGTCATCTTTCACGTTTTATTGTGATGATCTATGCGTTACTGCTCGTTCGCGGCACTGGACTCGATACTCGGCGTGTCTCGCTACTATATACTACGCCAACATCGTAAAAGAACAGACacagaagtaaaaaaaaataaaaggaggaTGTGGCTTACTCAGGTCCGTCCTTGAGAACCCGATTCGGAttgttcttcttctccctACTCTATTCACGCTCCTCCTTACCGAGTCCTTATTCCCGCCATTCCCTTTTCATCGTCAATTTGCATAGTTTAGAAGCATGTCGAGAGTCACGGCAGTGAAGGACAATTTTTCAATAACACCCCAACGTAGAGAGAGGCCATCAACAATTCCAATGCGTGATGATCGACTGATTCATTATTTAAATCAACAATCTCGTAGGACGGGCGCAAGCGTTTTGAATGTTGAATTTGTTGATTCTCTTCCCCCGCCCCCTACACCCACCACAATCGGATACACGCAATGTCCACTCGGTGCACGCGTACTCGAACAGCTGATCGAAATCGCCGCAGGAAACACGTGACGTCacttaaaaaacatttcgaaaacaaaaaacagcgTTTTCTCAAGCTTCCAATTTGAGATGACCGACCAACCTATTAAGCGTGGGTAGAAATTTCAGGGCCGTTTCTTGCGTCGAAATATCTTAATcgccatcttttttcaaacgaaaccGAGAACGAGTTGGGTCGATTATCGGCAATACCCTTTAATATGATTTAAGAGGGCGTTTTCAATTGAGAGCAGAGCCTTCCTAAATTGAGGAAAACGTCGAGGGCCATCTTCTTTCGTCATAGTCGTTCAAACATTCCACAGATCCTAATTTTCTATGTCTCTTACTTGCCGAAGTCGTCGCTTCAGAAAGGGATGGTCTtccaaaaacaggaaaaaaataaaagccaacCCATCCGTGCCCTACCGGGAAACAGTAACAACCACCAGCATTAGCAATTTCAAGCTCAAACGGTTTCAGTTGGTTTGCTCGTGTGCACGCGTGCCGGACGgtgctgtttctttttttttgttttgctagccaaacttttcttctttcgtttttcggCAAAGGTGTTGATTCCAgccaacgccatctaacggtcagaAATGGCTTGTCATCTGTTGCTGGGGTTCGGCGACACACAGAAAGCGAGAAGTaccaacgccatctaacgaTTTAGAAAGTGCAATGCTTCAAAGGCCATCTGTTGCTGGGACTTGAAAGCGAGAGTAACAGGCAGGCCAAACCAGATGGACGGACAGACGGACAAACATGCATCGAGAGAGTGAGAATCAGGACCCACCTGAAGACGTCGGCTGTAGTGATGATGACGATTGCGGATGACGTTATGACTGATGGGATGGACGACGTTGCCACTGTCGTCGTCGTTGGACGTTTGGGCCGAATGCAATGACGGACTCGGTGAGCTCAGTTGCTGCAAAGAAATGGACGGTTGGACTTGATTGACTTCAGAGAGAGGAGACGCCTCGCCGGCAGAAGCGCTGACGCCGCAGACGATGGATGTAGATGTTCCAGCCTCGTCGTTGCTGCTGAAACCCAGTTCCGTTCCGTACACAGAGTGGACAAATTTCCACAATTCCTGATTGCCCAGTGGCtgcaaatgtttttgggtTTTCAGGTTTGTTTCGTATTTTCCGAAAGAGGAGAAACAGAGCCAACGACGATGACGACCACGAACGAACGATGGCGtgtgaaaaaaacataaaataaaccAACGAACCGAGACGGAAGCGTCGTAACCAATCAGAGATAAACGAGagtgagagaaagaaaatcatcaaCGATTgtggaggggggaaagaagGAAGTAAAATAGAAagcagaatttaaaaaacactCGACTTTCGACTCGAACCCCTACGTAACTATGTGTTATCTTAtcctttcttcatttttttttttcccatcgtCATTGGATTTTTAACGAGGCAATTTTATCTGCGTTTCCAGAGCCCTCCGCTGTTAGCTGCACTGGCCTCAAAAACTAGCCAATAGATGGTAGTAACTGTATCGGTTGGCGAACGCTTtgtgactttctttttttgttggtgcTGATGCACCATCAATTGAGGCAAAGGGAAGCATCAAAGAGTTACAGGGATCTAGTGGTCGTAGCCTATGTATAATGcaagtaaaaagaaatcaatacaAACCTGATCAAGAAGAGCTTGCTGCCAAGTTCTGAAGAGGACGACGTACGTCTTGTCGCGGGCACCGAAGGAACAGAAGAAATGCTTGTCCGTCTCCGTACAAATTTGGATGGCGTTGGGGATCACCAGGGCCGTCTTCTCCTTTGTCAGCGAAGACACTTCCTTCCAACGAAGTTGAACCTAGGTTGTTTAAAACCAAacaaagaggagaaaaaatgaatcagATTAATGGGAATCAATAAATCAcgattgatttttctttcttttattattcatgttggaaaatctaaaaaatattttaccagCGTCTCCCAGCGAAAAATATTGGCGTAGAAACAGAGATAATTTTGTGTGACGTAAATGCGACCCTGCAATAAAATGTCGCGTTGCAGTGCGCACGAATAATCGACAATCAATCGCTCGTCCACGGGCAAATCTTTGAAAATTCGTTTGAAATCCTCGCAACGTGAACGGTACGTTGGATTTAACATTTGGTACCAGGCAGACTTTTTCCTTCCACCACTACGGCCCtgctaaacaaaacaaatcaattagaaatgaaaagaagaaagatcAAAAATGGGTTATACCTTGCTGCCATTGGTACTTTCCGGACCACTTGGCGTATTTCTTGGTAAATGTTCAAAGGATCGCATCGATCCAGCACTTCCCGATTCACCGCCTTCTACGGATATTTGATCTAGTGAAACATCAACTGCTCCCGTTCCAATAGCGGATGCTTTTTCCAGACTAGCTTCTCTACTAGACGACTCATTGTGTCGCGTTGGCGACGGGCTGGATGGACTACGGGACCTGGACGGCCTCTGATGGCCACCAAGGATGGGCGACGGGGGTGAAACTAAAGGATTCAGTTCATGATCAGCTACGGAACCATTGCAGGAGCTGCTGTTCAAGGGGGACGAGGATGAAAAAACTGCAACCGCCGGCCCGGTTGTGGTCGCTTCCGTCGCTTCCGAAGACGAAGAATTGCTGTTGGATGAGGATGACGTCGATAGTGTTGTTGCCTCCACTGCGGACCCTGCCAAATTGGGCGACGAGGCGAGCAGGGTGGATGTGGCGATGCCAGAGGTGGATGTTGCGGTCGTCGATAATTGACCCGACGACGTCGTCGTGGCCGTAAAGAGGCAAGGGTACGAGAGTGCGGGAGCCAAGCGTTCCGGTGACACGAGATGAGAAGATCCTCCTCCATGGTCCAATCCGGCCGCCATGTTTCCATTCGGAATTTCAGCCGAATttccttttccaattgaaTATTTCAGAACTTAATAGTTCTTATTAAATAATAACTACAAATACCTTCGGATAAACAGATGGTTGGTGGCAGTGTTTCACTCCGGCGGATACGATTCCGGATTGACGTCGTCGATTGTTCTTCGCTGCTTTCTAGACtgtcaaaaacattttcaaaaagaaacgtcAAATATGCGAATGAAATGGAGAGACGACATCATCAGTCAGATCCACAACTTGTTCTGATACTTTTTATCATACTTCCTAAACTTTTTCTTAGTCGTTTCCTGGTTACAAATCGATATAGACGTCCTACACATGCCATACGAGCGCATAGCTGTCAATGCATGACTTGTATGTCTTCCTTCGCCTTTTCCCCTCTTAAGACACAAAGGTAAAATGCCATCCGTCAATTGTTACTAAAGTAACTTTTGAAACCGTTaccttgaaatcaaaagttgtTTTTATCGCACAACACTTAACATATCGGCTCTGATTTCATTGGCTGCTGCCTAAAAGTCCGCAATCAATCCAAAAGCTGCGGCTTTTCgattcccccctccccctttccaccagcagcagcaactcAACAACACCGGACCAACTTAACTGACACGTACGAATCAATGCCCATGAGCTGAGCCGCGCAGTGAGCTAGCTAAGGCTACACAAGACGCACAGATCAATAAACAGTCGTGAACAGCATTACCACCGATTGGCAAACGTACAGCGGAACTAGAAAGCGCAAGCGCCATGGTTTACGATAGTGTACGCTCAACTATTGACCAGCAGATGGCAGTGACTAGTGATCCAAAACATTGGTCtctttacttttccttttcagtgtgtttgtatgtttacTCTTTGTCTTTCACATCCTGCCACACGAAAGGGGGAAATGCTGTGTCAATTACCTTAGAGGTTCGGGGGAGATGCTGTCAAAGCTGGAATCTGCTGTTGAAGAACGGCCTAGGGACTTGCTCGAGCTCTGACGAGAAATCAGCACAGAAGAGTGAGCATTGTTGATGCTGCTGTTGAAATC is a genomic window containing:
- the LOC130690986 gene encoding protein Aster-B-like isoform X4; amino-acid sequence: MSLEKSLIIENDESPPGTVRLIKQLSEPNDFNSSINNAHSSVLISRQSSSKSLGRSSTADSSFDSISPEPLSLESSEEQSTTSIRNRIRRSETLPPTICLSEGNSAEIPNGNMAAGLDHGGGSSHLVSPERLAPALSYPCLFTATTTSSGQLSTTATSTSGIATSTLLASSPNLAGSAVEATTLSTSSSSNSNSSSSEATEATTTGPAVAVFSSSSPLNSSSCNGSVADHELNPLVSPPSPILGGHQRPSRSRSPSSPSPTRHNESSSREASLEKASAIGTGAVDVSLDQISVEGGESGSAGSMRSFEHLPRNTPSGPESTNGSKQGRSGGRKKSAWYQMLNPTYRSRCEDFKRIFKDLPVDERLIVDYSCALQRDILLQGRIYVTQNYLCFYANIFRWETLVQLRWKEVSSLTKEKTALVIPNAIQICTETDKHFFCSFGARDKTYVVLFRTWQQALLDQLPSDTTGSDWRESLGISSSAGGDGGSSVSAVGGGPSVIIMKDIPSAGGGGNAGDADVPPRYSETSESEDDRYMNDEAVQCPVLHEGREMVNMVMPMSVDELFTLLFTNSTFYIDFITTTRKCTDLQVSPWQEAETNPAEKFRTVAFTIPLNNNIGVKSTRAVESQTLLDVSRAGDFYAIDVEASNSGIPYAETFAVCCHWCLMRSGYRKSRLVIYSQIKYKKSVWGIVKTFIEKNAWAALEENFSQMKRNLLSMQSSRDAEDVRIERRAELPSSSGTGSAGVVGPMGGNASVKKRLHSRANRRRKDGMMDNGLEKRGLIESPRSSGSVKQSGAGSGASVGAGRLNKTAISSSSSSPNPPSSSTSPSGGCSAVFYVVLVSLILLLCTNGFLFSKIWALEQLAEELARHPPSCLSAANMADLRVLTAQPKSPEEWMRILRQQETLYRSTESKWRSTLSAMSGYLKQTQESLTNLEKEIEPDSDLIRAILEKIQSPASSSLPVQYHPPRSADDHADLPS
- the LOC130690986 gene encoding protein Aster-B-like isoform X5, with amino-acid sequence MAAGLDHGGGSSHLVSPERLAPALSYPCLFTATTTSSGQLSTTATSTSGIATSTLLASSPNLAGSAVEATTLSTSSSSNSNSSSSEATEATTTGPAVAVFSSSSPLNSSSCNGSVADHELNPLVSPPSPILGGHQRPSRSRSPSSPSPTRHNESSSREASLEKASAIGTGAVDVSLDQISVEGGESGSAGSMRSFEHLPRNTPSGPESTNGSKQGRSGGRKKSAWYQMLNPTYRSRCEDFKRIFKDLPVDERLIVDYSCALQRDILLQGRIYVTQNYLCFYANIFRWETLVQLRWKEVSSLTKEKTALVIPNAIQICTETDKHFFCSFGARDKTYVVLFRTWQQALLDQPLGNQELWKFVHSVYGTELGFSSNDEAGTSTSIVCGVSASAGEASPLSEVNQVQPSISLQQLSSPSPSLHSAQTSNDDDSGNVVHPISHNVIRNRHHHYSRRLQLPSDTTGSDWRESLGISSSAGGDGGSSVSAVGGGPSVIIMKDIPSAGGGGNAGDADVPPRYSETSESEDDRYMNDEAVQCPVLHEGREMVNMVMPMSVDELFTLLFTNSTFYIDFITTTRKCTDLQVSPWQEAETNPAEKFRTVAFTIPLNNNIGVKSTRAVESQTLLDVSRAGDFYAIDVEASNSGIPYAETFAVCCHWCLMRSGYRKSRLVIYSQIKYKKSVWGIVKTFIEKNAWAALEENFSQMKRNLLSMQSSRDAEDVRIERRAELPSSSGTGSAGVVGPMGGNASVKKRLHSRANRRRKDGMMDNGLEKRGLIESPRSSGSVKQSGAGSGASVGAGRLNKTAISSSSSSPNPPSSSTSPSGGCSAVFYVVLVSLILLLCTNGFLFSKIWALEQLAEELARHPPSCLSAANMADLRVLTAQPKSPEEWMRILRQQETLYRSTESKWRSTLSAMSGYLKQTQESLTNLEKEIEPDSDLIRAILEKIQSPASSSLPVQYHPPRSADDHADLPS